One Papaver somniferum cultivar HN1 chromosome 10, ASM357369v1, whole genome shotgun sequence genomic window carries:
- the LOC113316016 gene encoding uncharacterized protein LOC113316016 encodes MLEPVECFWEPPEVNDIMLCCDGVSRGNPDIVGAGVIARGADLSVLGAMCVGFGIQTNYLDEIFCVIIGFEWAVKFGIGNVCIRTDSLAAVTIFSSNILALPRFIRSRWVAVRARKHSFYSHFTDALGKWGCLL; translated from the coding sequence ATGTTGGAGCCTGTTGAATGCTTTTGGGAACCACCAGAAGTTAATGACATTATGCTTTGTTGCGATGGAGTGTCTAGGGGAAATCCGGATATAGTCGGGGCTGGTGTTATAGCTCGTGGTGCTGATTTAAGTGTGTTGGGTGCGATGTGTGTTGGTTTTGGGATTCAAACAAACTAtttggatgaaatcttttgtgtcATTATTGGTTTTGAGTGGGCAGTTAAATTTGGTATAGGAAATGTTTGCATTCGCACGGATTCTTTGGCTGCGGTTACGATTTTCTCTAGTAATATTTTGGCTCTTCCTCGGTTCATTCGGAGTAGGTGGGTAGCTGTTAGAGCAAGGAAACATTCGTTTTATTCACACTTTACTGATGCGTTAGGAAAATGGGGATGCTTGCTATAA